A single genomic interval of Amblyomma americanum isolate KBUSLIRL-KWMA chromosome 11, ASM5285725v1, whole genome shotgun sequence harbors:
- the LOC144111459 gene encoding uncharacterized protein LOC144111459 isoform X7 has product MHLCLDFLDSISACLTRYIDVRTTSVILLLGVGSFVCYKLYCQLRQRFRRRKKSKRETASLHKSHVENWISGIEHKDVQGCYVDSDNESDISDASLPDTSQASFGDIPKPVTEHAEAEKPRDGSSSCGGGDFLSDDEFLDMGVGSSNPYEPVRFDSHSGDVSFQGCSLPKTSTPLSITQKNQNSGFGSLRLRNRKANLDDSQPPSRQSKQSQRETSSVKTGSGLGDFKASVKNNNNNDDDRAPLSDDSISQDPDSLLDSFSYEGGGEASTPFANDTVSLLANFSIGSLCERNRRTEELISSRVDSQGEETDDFSLGGGMVSDSALLRLRNSHSRQLSADSEASDLSIFERAQAPLEVPCEAFETIDKLETVLHDTKQELLDLDADLVSLRVFRKLPANYDVVLEDVNKKNIDGLVRRGSVRDSDVHPDSGSDFGNSLESDSERLAKDSSGPSLEWDSLPVSRRFSEQQHLHESDSTDFGGFSEFSESEDAAEPRSVLGVVRRHSSGNIHNAGTLREQIQRILYEESESWKRQLVRSQTLPVDQSLPESDRTLMPMTREPVVLNKITTVPEENTPSPSSVSDFASIEASSDRDTSMDTNGNDLRAVVKDDIVSEFEFTESLLCIEDKVTLADYILGLRHKRRHRSGDGMEKSLATALYGLEVRSLRRIKSDGYAAIRAAGFQILASGGSILAGHRGANGVYQRFHDSASSPGAKPWLEGWAFHRSLQGVQTLQGFWECLSLLQDLEDQLRLTATPEALLARKLNADPLTDAKFVEAIKIIMLKSALELFAKQKDSDAPCPLFATVLFSQVTPTSPEEYLVNHLSRLGRDRAIPEPELYLLGYALENTLTIVRPSCSGSEDIVSRYPEWQVGSWPEAVLLEHEGHFWACAT; this is encoded by the exons gGATGCTATGTAGATTCTGATAATGAATCTGACATCAGCGATGCATCACTCCCCGACACTAGCCAGGCATCCTTTGGAGACATT CCCAAGCCTGTGACTGAGCATGCCGAAGCTGAGAAACCACGT GACGGCAGTTCAAGCTGCGGTGGCGGCGATTTCTTGAGTGACGACGAGTTTTTGGACATGGGTGTTGGGTCCAGCAATCCGTATGAGCCCGTGCGCTTCGACAGCCATTCTGGCGATGTTAGTTTCCAGGGGTGTTCACTGCCCAAGACTTCGACACCGCTCAGCATTACACAGAAGAACCAGAACAGCGGCTTTGGAAGCCTTCGTCTCCGGAACAG GAAAGCAAATTTGGACGACAGTCAGCCTCCATCACGTCAGAGCAAGCAGAGTCAGAGAGAAACCTCAAGTGTCAAGACTGGCAGTGGGTTGGGAGATTTCAAGGCGTCGGTGAAAAACAATAACAACAATGACGACGACCGGGCGCCCCTGTCCGATGACTCTATCTCCCAGGACCCAGATAGTTTGCTGGACTCGTTCTCATACGAGGGTGGCGGCGAGGCCTCGACACCGTTTGCGAATGACACTGTTTCCCTCCTGGCCAATTTCAGCATTGGATCCCTGTGCGAGCGAAACCGCCGCACGGAGGAGCTCATCTCATCTCGTGTTGACAGCCAGGGCGAAGAGACCGACGACTTCTCCCTGGGGGGTGGCATGGTCTCCGACTCTGCCCTGCTGCGGCTTCGCAATTCGCATTCTCGGCAACTCTCTGCGGACAGTGAGGCGTCGGACCTGAGCATCTTTGAGCGGGCTCAGGCACCTCTTGAAGTTCCCTGTGAAGCATTTGAGACGATTGACAAGTTGGAGACTGTCCTCCATGACACAAAGCAGGAACTGCTCGACCTTGACGCTGATTTGGTCAGCCTCCGCGTGTTCCGAAAGCTTCCGGCAAACTACGACGTGGTGCTGGAAGATGTAAACAAGAAAAACATAGATGGACTGGTCCGCCGTGGCAGTGTCCGGGACTCTGATGTTCATCCGGACAGCGGCAGCGACTTTGGGAACTCCCTGGAGTCGGACAGCGAGAGGCTGGCGAAAGATTCGTCTGGGCCTAGCTTGGAGTGGGACTCTCTGCCTGTGTCAAGGCGCTTCAGCGAGCAGCAGCATCTGCACGAGTCGGATTCCACGGACTTCGGTGGATTCAGTGAATTCTCTGAGAGTGAGGATGCCGCCGAGCCTCGGAGTGTGCTCGGAGTGGTGCGGCGACACAGTAGTGGCAACATCCACAATGCGGGGACGCTTCGCGAACAGATCCAGCGTATCCTCTACGAGGAATCAGAATCGTGGAAGCGCCAGTTGGTGCGAAGCCAGACGCTGCCAGTCGACCAGAGCCTCCCCGAGTCGGACCGCACCCTGATGCCGATGACACGAGAACCTGTTGTGTTGAACAAGATCACAACGGTTCCGGAGGAGAACACGCCAAGCCCAAGCAGTGTGTCAGACTTTGCGTCGATTGAAGCGAGCAGTGACAGGGATACTTCCATGGACACCAATGGAAATGATCTGAGGGCTGTGGTAAAGGACGACATTGTGTCGGAATTTGAATTTACCGAATCGCTCCTCTGCATTGAAGATAAGGTGACCCTGGCAGACTACATTTTGGGGCTCCGCCACAAGCGAAGGCATCGGTCAGGAGATGGAATGGAAAAA AGTCTTGCTACTGCACTGTATGGGTTGGAGGTGAGGTCCTTGCGGAGGATCAAGAGTGATGGATACGCTGCCATCCGAGCAGCTGGCTTCCAGATTCTGGCTTCTGGAGGATCCATCCTTGCTGGGCACAGGGGCGCCAATGGTGTTTACCAG CGATTCCATGACTCTGCGTCCTCCCCTGGTGCCAAGCCGTGGCTTGAAGGGTGGGCCTTCCATCGCAGTCTTCAGGGCGTTCAAACTCTGCAAGGCTTCTGGGAGTGCCTGTCCTTACTGCAGGACTTG GAGGATCAGCTAAGACTGACAGCCACCCCAGAGGCTCTGCTGGCCAGAAAGCTCAACGCCGACCCTCTGACCGATGCGAAGTTTGTCGAGGCGATCAAAATCATCATGCTCAAGTCTGCCTTGGAGCTCTTCGCAAAGCAGAAGGATAGCGATGCCCCATGCCCCCTGTTTGCGACAGTCCTGTTCTCGCAGGTCACCCCAACGTCGCCAGAGGAGTACCTGGTCAACCACCTCAGTCGGCTCGGCAGGGATCGAGCCATTCCAGAG CCCGAGCTTTACCTCTTGGGCTATGCCTTGGAAAACACCTTGACCATCGTGCGGCCAAGTTGTTCGGGAAGCGAGGACATTGTGAGCCGTTATCCAGAGTGGCAAGTTGGGAGTTGGCCTGAAGCTGTGCTGCTGGAACATGAGGGACATTTCTGGGCATGTGCCACGTGA
- the LOC144111459 gene encoding uncharacterized protein LOC144111459 isoform X8 has product MHLCLDFLDSISACLTRYIDVRTTSVILLLGVGSFVCYKLYCQLRQRFRRRKKSKRETASLHKSHVENWISGIEHKDVQGCYVDSDNESDISDASLPDTSQASFGDIDGSSSCGGGDFLSDDEFLDMGVGSSNPYEPVRFDSHSGDVSFQGCSLPKTSTPLSITQKNQNSGFGSLRLRNRKANLDDSQPPSRQSKQSQRETSSVKTGSGLGDFKASVKNNNNNDDDRAPLSDDSISQDPDSLLDSFSYEGGGEASTPFANDTVSLLANFSIGSLCERNRRTEELISSRVDSQGEETDDFSLGGGMVSDSALLRLRNSHSRQLSADSEASDLSIFERAQAPLEVPCEAFETIDKLETVLHDTKQELLDLDADLVSLRVFRKLPANYDVVLEDVNKKNIDGLVRRGSVRDSDVHPDSGSDFGNSLESDSERLAKDSSGPSLEWDSLPVSRRFSEQQHLHESDSTDFGGFSEFSESEDAAEPRSVLGVVRRHSSGNIHNAGTLREQIQRILYEESESWKRQLVRSQTLPVDQSLPESDRTLMPMTREPVVLNKITTVPEENTPSPSSVSDFASIEASSDRDTSMDTNGNDLRAVVKDDIVSEFEFTESLLCIEDKVTLADYILGLRHKRRHRSGDGMEKSLATALYGLEVRSLRRIKSDGYAAIRAAGFQILASGGSILAGHRGANGVYQRFHDSASSPGAKPWLEGWAFHRSLQGVQTLQGFWECLSLLQDLEDQLRLTATPEALLARKLNADPLTDAKFVEAIKIIMLKSALELFAKQKDSDAPCPLFATVLFSQVTPTSPEEYLVNHLSRLGRDRAIPEPELYLLGYALENTLTIVRPSCSGSEDIVSRYPEWQVGSWPEAVLLEHEGHFWACAT; this is encoded by the exons gGATGCTATGTAGATTCTGATAATGAATCTGACATCAGCGATGCATCACTCCCCGACACTAGCCAGGCATCCTTTGGAGACATT GACGGCAGTTCAAGCTGCGGTGGCGGCGATTTCTTGAGTGACGACGAGTTTTTGGACATGGGTGTTGGGTCCAGCAATCCGTATGAGCCCGTGCGCTTCGACAGCCATTCTGGCGATGTTAGTTTCCAGGGGTGTTCACTGCCCAAGACTTCGACACCGCTCAGCATTACACAGAAGAACCAGAACAGCGGCTTTGGAAGCCTTCGTCTCCGGAACAG GAAAGCAAATTTGGACGACAGTCAGCCTCCATCACGTCAGAGCAAGCAGAGTCAGAGAGAAACCTCAAGTGTCAAGACTGGCAGTGGGTTGGGAGATTTCAAGGCGTCGGTGAAAAACAATAACAACAATGACGACGACCGGGCGCCCCTGTCCGATGACTCTATCTCCCAGGACCCAGATAGTTTGCTGGACTCGTTCTCATACGAGGGTGGCGGCGAGGCCTCGACACCGTTTGCGAATGACACTGTTTCCCTCCTGGCCAATTTCAGCATTGGATCCCTGTGCGAGCGAAACCGCCGCACGGAGGAGCTCATCTCATCTCGTGTTGACAGCCAGGGCGAAGAGACCGACGACTTCTCCCTGGGGGGTGGCATGGTCTCCGACTCTGCCCTGCTGCGGCTTCGCAATTCGCATTCTCGGCAACTCTCTGCGGACAGTGAGGCGTCGGACCTGAGCATCTTTGAGCGGGCTCAGGCACCTCTTGAAGTTCCCTGTGAAGCATTTGAGACGATTGACAAGTTGGAGACTGTCCTCCATGACACAAAGCAGGAACTGCTCGACCTTGACGCTGATTTGGTCAGCCTCCGCGTGTTCCGAAAGCTTCCGGCAAACTACGACGTGGTGCTGGAAGATGTAAACAAGAAAAACATAGATGGACTGGTCCGCCGTGGCAGTGTCCGGGACTCTGATGTTCATCCGGACAGCGGCAGCGACTTTGGGAACTCCCTGGAGTCGGACAGCGAGAGGCTGGCGAAAGATTCGTCTGGGCCTAGCTTGGAGTGGGACTCTCTGCCTGTGTCAAGGCGCTTCAGCGAGCAGCAGCATCTGCACGAGTCGGATTCCACGGACTTCGGTGGATTCAGTGAATTCTCTGAGAGTGAGGATGCCGCCGAGCCTCGGAGTGTGCTCGGAGTGGTGCGGCGACACAGTAGTGGCAACATCCACAATGCGGGGACGCTTCGCGAACAGATCCAGCGTATCCTCTACGAGGAATCAGAATCGTGGAAGCGCCAGTTGGTGCGAAGCCAGACGCTGCCAGTCGACCAGAGCCTCCCCGAGTCGGACCGCACCCTGATGCCGATGACACGAGAACCTGTTGTGTTGAACAAGATCACAACGGTTCCGGAGGAGAACACGCCAAGCCCAAGCAGTGTGTCAGACTTTGCGTCGATTGAAGCGAGCAGTGACAGGGATACTTCCATGGACACCAATGGAAATGATCTGAGGGCTGTGGTAAAGGACGACATTGTGTCGGAATTTGAATTTACCGAATCGCTCCTCTGCATTGAAGATAAGGTGACCCTGGCAGACTACATTTTGGGGCTCCGCCACAAGCGAAGGCATCGGTCAGGAGATGGAATGGAAAAA AGTCTTGCTACTGCACTGTATGGGTTGGAGGTGAGGTCCTTGCGGAGGATCAAGAGTGATGGATACGCTGCCATCCGAGCAGCTGGCTTCCAGATTCTGGCTTCTGGAGGATCCATCCTTGCTGGGCACAGGGGCGCCAATGGTGTTTACCAG CGATTCCATGACTCTGCGTCCTCCCCTGGTGCCAAGCCGTGGCTTGAAGGGTGGGCCTTCCATCGCAGTCTTCAGGGCGTTCAAACTCTGCAAGGCTTCTGGGAGTGCCTGTCCTTACTGCAGGACTTG GAGGATCAGCTAAGACTGACAGCCACCCCAGAGGCTCTGCTGGCCAGAAAGCTCAACGCCGACCCTCTGACCGATGCGAAGTTTGTCGAGGCGATCAAAATCATCATGCTCAAGTCTGCCTTGGAGCTCTTCGCAAAGCAGAAGGATAGCGATGCCCCATGCCCCCTGTTTGCGACAGTCCTGTTCTCGCAGGTCACCCCAACGTCGCCAGAGGAGTACCTGGTCAACCACCTCAGTCGGCTCGGCAGGGATCGAGCCATTCCAGAG CCCGAGCTTTACCTCTTGGGCTATGCCTTGGAAAACACCTTGACCATCGTGCGGCCAAGTTGTTCGGGAAGCGAGGACATTGTGAGCCGTTATCCAGAGTGGCAAGTTGGGAGTTGGCCTGAAGCTGTGCTGCTGGAACATGAGGGACATTTCTGGGCATGTGCCACGTGA
- the LOC144111459 gene encoding uncharacterized protein LOC144111459 isoform X9 yields the protein MEKSVRTTSVILLLGVGSFVCYKLYCQLRQRFRRRKKSKRETASLHKSHVENWISGIEHKDVQGCYVDSDNESDISDASLPDTSQASFGDIPKPVTEHAEAEKPRDGSSSCGGGDFLSDDEFLDMGVGSSNPYEPVRFDSHSGDVSFQGCSLPKTSTPLSITQKNQNSGFGSLRLRNRKANLDDSQPPSRQSKQSQRETSSVKTGSGLGDFKASVKNNNNNDDDRAPLSDDSISQDPDSLLDSFSYEGGGEASTPFANDTVSLLANFSIGSLCERNRRTEELISSRVDSQGEETDDFSLGGGMVSDSALLRLRNSHSRQLSADSEASDLSIFERAQAPLEVPCEAFETIDKLETVLHDTKQELLDLDADLVSLRVFRKLPANYDVVLEDVNKKNIDGLVRRGSVRDSDVHPDSGSDFGNSLESDSERLAKDSSGPSLEWDSLPVSRRFSEQQHLHESDSTDFGGFSEFSESEDAAEPRSVLGVVRRHSSGNIHNAGTLREQIQRILYEESESWKRQLVRSQTLPVDQSLPESDRTLMPMTREPVVLNKITTVPEENTPSPSSVSDFASIEASSDRDTSMDTNGNDLRAVVKDDIVSEFEFTESLLCIEDKVTLADYILGLRHKRRHRSGDGMEKSLATALYGLEVRSLRRIKSDGYAAIRAAGFQILASGGSILAGHRGANGVYQRFHDSASSPGAKPWLEGWAFHRSLQGVQTLQGFWECLSLLQDLEDQLRLTATPEALLARKLNADPLTDAKFVEAIKIIMLKSALELFAKQKDSDAPCPLFATVLFSQVTPTSPEEYLVNHLSRLGRDRAIPEPELYLLGYALENTLTIVRPSCSGSEDIVSRYPEWQVGSWPEAVLLEHEGHFWACAT from the exons gGATGCTATGTAGATTCTGATAATGAATCTGACATCAGCGATGCATCACTCCCCGACACTAGCCAGGCATCCTTTGGAGACATT CCCAAGCCTGTGACTGAGCATGCCGAAGCTGAGAAACCACGT GACGGCAGTTCAAGCTGCGGTGGCGGCGATTTCTTGAGTGACGACGAGTTTTTGGACATGGGTGTTGGGTCCAGCAATCCGTATGAGCCCGTGCGCTTCGACAGCCATTCTGGCGATGTTAGTTTCCAGGGGTGTTCACTGCCCAAGACTTCGACACCGCTCAGCATTACACAGAAGAACCAGAACAGCGGCTTTGGAAGCCTTCGTCTCCGGAACAG GAAAGCAAATTTGGACGACAGTCAGCCTCCATCACGTCAGAGCAAGCAGAGTCAGAGAGAAACCTCAAGTGTCAAGACTGGCAGTGGGTTGGGAGATTTCAAGGCGTCGGTGAAAAACAATAACAACAATGACGACGACCGGGCGCCCCTGTCCGATGACTCTATCTCCCAGGACCCAGATAGTTTGCTGGACTCGTTCTCATACGAGGGTGGCGGCGAGGCCTCGACACCGTTTGCGAATGACACTGTTTCCCTCCTGGCCAATTTCAGCATTGGATCCCTGTGCGAGCGAAACCGCCGCACGGAGGAGCTCATCTCATCTCGTGTTGACAGCCAGGGCGAAGAGACCGACGACTTCTCCCTGGGGGGTGGCATGGTCTCCGACTCTGCCCTGCTGCGGCTTCGCAATTCGCATTCTCGGCAACTCTCTGCGGACAGTGAGGCGTCGGACCTGAGCATCTTTGAGCGGGCTCAGGCACCTCTTGAAGTTCCCTGTGAAGCATTTGAGACGATTGACAAGTTGGAGACTGTCCTCCATGACACAAAGCAGGAACTGCTCGACCTTGACGCTGATTTGGTCAGCCTCCGCGTGTTCCGAAAGCTTCCGGCAAACTACGACGTGGTGCTGGAAGATGTAAACAAGAAAAACATAGATGGACTGGTCCGCCGTGGCAGTGTCCGGGACTCTGATGTTCATCCGGACAGCGGCAGCGACTTTGGGAACTCCCTGGAGTCGGACAGCGAGAGGCTGGCGAAAGATTCGTCTGGGCCTAGCTTGGAGTGGGACTCTCTGCCTGTGTCAAGGCGCTTCAGCGAGCAGCAGCATCTGCACGAGTCGGATTCCACGGACTTCGGTGGATTCAGTGAATTCTCTGAGAGTGAGGATGCCGCCGAGCCTCGGAGTGTGCTCGGAGTGGTGCGGCGACACAGTAGTGGCAACATCCACAATGCGGGGACGCTTCGCGAACAGATCCAGCGTATCCTCTACGAGGAATCAGAATCGTGGAAGCGCCAGTTGGTGCGAAGCCAGACGCTGCCAGTCGACCAGAGCCTCCCCGAGTCGGACCGCACCCTGATGCCGATGACACGAGAACCTGTTGTGTTGAACAAGATCACAACGGTTCCGGAGGAGAACACGCCAAGCCCAAGCAGTGTGTCAGACTTTGCGTCGATTGAAGCGAGCAGTGACAGGGATACTTCCATGGACACCAATGGAAATGATCTGAGGGCTGTGGTAAAGGACGACATTGTGTCGGAATTTGAATTTACCGAATCGCTCCTCTGCATTGAAGATAAGGTGACCCTGGCAGACTACATTTTGGGGCTCCGCCACAAGCGAAGGCATCGGTCAGGAGATGGAATGGAAAAA AGTCTTGCTACTGCACTGTATGGGTTGGAGGTGAGGTCCTTGCGGAGGATCAAGAGTGATGGATACGCTGCCATCCGAGCAGCTGGCTTCCAGATTCTGGCTTCTGGAGGATCCATCCTTGCTGGGCACAGGGGCGCCAATGGTGTTTACCAG CGATTCCATGACTCTGCGTCCTCCCCTGGTGCCAAGCCGTGGCTTGAAGGGTGGGCCTTCCATCGCAGTCTTCAGGGCGTTCAAACTCTGCAAGGCTTCTGGGAGTGCCTGTCCTTACTGCAGGACTTG GAGGATCAGCTAAGACTGACAGCCACCCCAGAGGCTCTGCTGGCCAGAAAGCTCAACGCCGACCCTCTGACCGATGCGAAGTTTGTCGAGGCGATCAAAATCATCATGCTCAAGTCTGCCTTGGAGCTCTTCGCAAAGCAGAAGGATAGCGATGCCCCATGCCCCCTGTTTGCGACAGTCCTGTTCTCGCAGGTCACCCCAACGTCGCCAGAGGAGTACCTGGTCAACCACCTCAGTCGGCTCGGCAGGGATCGAGCCATTCCAGAG CCCGAGCTTTACCTCTTGGGCTATGCCTTGGAAAACACCTTGACCATCGTGCGGCCAAGTTGTTCGGGAAGCGAGGACATTGTGAGCCGTTATCCAGAGTGGCAAGTTGGGAGTTGGCCTGAAGCTGTGCTGCTGGAACATGAGGGACATTTCTGGGCATGTGCCACGTGA
- the mRpS21 gene encoding mitochondrial ribosomal protein S21, with translation MRHRLFIARTVLVHNNQVEAALRVLNRILGMEGIFDRYRLTRYYEKPTKTRRRINYEICKAIYDEDMARRIQFTLRKNRVDPWLGND, from the exons ATGCGCCACAGACTCTTTATCGCTCGCACTGTTCTTGTTCACAACAACCAAGTTGAAGCAGCCCTGCGAGTCCTAAACCG CATCCTGGGAATGGAAGGCATCTTCGACCGCTACAGGCTCACGCGGTACTACGAGAAACCGACTAAGACACGACGGCGAATCAACTACGAAATCTGCAAGGCCATCTACGACGAAGACATGGCCCGCCGTATCCAATTCACGCTGCGCAAAAACAGGGTTGACCCCTGGCTAGGAAATGACTGA